GTAGGTTCATCTGCAAGTACCAGGCTGGGTTTATTAATAAGGGCTCTGGCAATAGCGACCCGTTGTTGTTCCCCAATGGAAAGTTCGATAGGTCTATGATGCGATTTATTTTTCAAACCGACCAGGCTTAGCATATTCAAAACTTCTGATTTGCTTATGCCGTTACGAATGCCGTTTATTTTTAAAGCCATCTCAACATTTCCAAAAGCTGTCAGGGTTGGAAGCAAATTGAATCGTTGAAAAACAAAACCGACTTTCTCTCGCCGGATTCTGGTTAACTCACAATCCCTGGCCTGGGATAAATCCATGTCATCCAGAATAACCTGGCCAGAGGTGGGATGCAGCAGGCCTCCCAATACGTGGAGGAGGGTTGATTTACCACATCCTGAAGGTCCCATAATGGCTACAAACTCCCCTTCCTGAACTTCCATATGGATACCCCGAAGAGCCGGAACGATAACCTTCCCTATCTGATAATCCACCTTGAGGTCGATGGCTTTTAAAATCGTCTTCATACTATTCATATCTGAGAGCTACGATAGGGTCTAATTTCACGGCCCGGAAAGCAGGATAAAAAGAACCCAACAGACCACCCAAGGTCCCTACGAGCCCAGAGATTAAAATCCAGGAAAGCGTAATTTCGATGTTGAGAAGGGGATAAAAAGTTTGAATAATCTTTTTCGCCGCAAAAGCTAAACCATAACCGACCAGGACGCCCGCCACGCAGAGCAATACAGACTCCAGAATAATATTACCCATGATAAACCCCTTGGAGGCACCCATTGCTTTCAAGATTCCTATTTCACGGGTGCGTTCCAGAATCGTTGTATACATGGCCAGAAGGATAACTAAAAAACTAATGAACAGGGTTGCAGACGTAATTCCCATGAGCAACTCATTTAGTCCCACAATGTTCTCCATCATGGTTTCTACAAAGGTTTCCAAAATATACGCTTTTAAACCTTTTACCTGCTGTTCGATTTCATTGGCTACCTGCTTGATTTGACTTAGAGATTCTGCCTTCACAAAAAATA
This window of the Candidatus Limnocylindrales bacterium genome carries:
- a CDS encoding ABC transporter ATP-binding protein encodes the protein MKTILKAIDLKVDYQIGKVIVPALRGIHMEVQEGEFVAIMGPSGCGKSTLLHVLGGLLHPTSGQVILDDMDLSQARDCELTRIRREKVGFVFQRFNLLPTLTAFGNVEMALKINGIRNGISKSEVLNMLSLVGLKNKSHHRPIELSIGEQQRVAIARALINKPSLVLADEPTGNLDSGNSAAILKLFMDLNKQLGQTIVLITHDREVASKAHRIIKMRDGQIIND